The following are encoded together in the Scytonema millei VB511283 genome:
- a CDS encoding glycosyltransferase family 9 protein, producing MRIVALVPGGIGDQILFFPTLDDLKRNYPDAEIDVVAEPGSLGAYRICKSVSNVLKFDFKDRNSLTEWVDLIGNIRDREYDIAICAGQRPFVGMALWLSGVAVRVSYQGGGNLFLTNSVPLKTEQYVAAMYHDLLKGLGISTPCPDLTINVPKSDLEWADKEQQRLGIKDSGYILIHGGSSQLAAAKTSIQTYPAQSWRQVIQNLQQRQPDLPIALLVQTAEDEQLVRSLREAFPDLKVTTPPDIGKTAAIVAAANLLLCTDSAPMHLAIAVQTYTIALFGATDPKKLVPQSDRVIAIKSPTGKLSDIAPQTVLERVWSG from the coding sequence ATGCGAATAGTAGCCCTAGTCCCTGGCGGGATTGGCGACCAAATTCTATTCTTTCCCACCCTGGACGATCTGAAGCGGAATTATCCCGACGCTGAAATCGATGTGGTGGCAGAGCCTGGCTCTTTGGGAGCATACCGAATCTGTAAGTCGGTGTCCAACGTGCTAAAGTTCGACTTCAAAGACCGTAACAGTTTGACAGAATGGGTCGATCTAATCGGTAATATCCGCGATCGCGAATACGATATCGCGATTTGTGCCGGACAGCGCCCTTTTGTAGGTATGGCGCTCTGGTTGAGCGGCGTTGCAGTGCGAGTCAGCTACCAGGGGGGAGGAAATCTGTTTCTGACGAACTCCGTCCCCCTAAAAACAGAGCAGTATGTCGCGGCAATGTATCACGATCTGCTCAAAGGATTAGGAATTTCCACCCCTTGTCCCGATTTAACGATTAACGTCCCTAAATCAGACCTAGAATGGGCGGACAAAGAGCAGCAACGACTGGGAATCAAAGATAGCGGTTACATATTAATTCACGGCGGCTCTAGCCAACTTGCGGCTGCGAAAACCAGCATCCAAACCTACCCCGCCCAAAGTTGGCGACAAGTGATTCAAAATTTGCAACAGCGTCAGCCAGATCTACCAATTGCGCTCCTAGTGCAAACAGCAGAGGACGAGCAGTTGGTGCGATCGCTACGGGAAGCATTTCCCGATCTGAAGGTGACAACTCCCCCAGATATTGGGAAAACAGCAGCGATTGTTGCTGCTGCCAATTTATTGCTATGTACTGACAGTGCGCCTATGCATCTAGCAATAGCAGTGCAAACCTATACGATCGCGTTGTTTGGCGCGACAGATCCCAAGAAGTTAGTCCCACAGAGCGATCGCGTTATCGCCATCAAATCTCCTACAGGCAAACTCTCAGACATCGCACCGCAAACTGTTTTAGAACGAGTTTGGAGCGGCTGA
- a CDS encoding aspartyl protease produces MAATATDDRMGKVTTTITVTNRIDQILAERGFIPLEQVRSVTLKDVLVDTGANRLCLPANIINDLGLVLQGEVDVKIATRVQKLRIFREINLTVEGREGTYNCMELPDGADPLLGLLPLEDLGLEPDLQNQRLRVLPVEGKDTYLTVL; encoded by the coding sequence ATGGCAGCAACCGCTACTGATGACAGAATGGGCAAAGTTACAACTACAATTACCGTCACTAATCGTATCGATCAAATCTTAGCTGAAAGAGGATTTATTCCCCTCGAACAAGTCCGTTCGGTAACGTTAAAAGATGTTTTGGTCGATACGGGCGCAAATAGACTCTGCCTGCCTGCAAATATTATTAACGATTTGGGTTTAGTGCTTCAGGGAGAAGTAGACGTAAAAATTGCTACGAGAGTGCAAAAACTGCGTATTTTTAGAGAAATTAACCTCACTGTTGAAGGCAGAGAAGGTACGTACAATTGCATGGAATTACCAGATGGTGCAGATCCTCTATTAGGTTTGTTGCCTTTAGAAGACTTGGGTTTAGAACCAGATTTACAAAATCAAAGATTGCGAGTTTTACCTGTTGAGGGAAAGGATACATATTTAACGGTTTTGTAA
- a CDS encoding RNA polymerase sigma factor SigF — MVLTYTLTSPELKRESAQLLREYQQSRSAAIRNQLVTLNLGLVRKEAHFWSNQCTESYEDLLQVGCMGLIRAIERFDLSKGHAFSSFAIPYIRGEIQHYLRDKGVLVRMPRRWLALQQQAMTFSQEWRTQHNRQPTDAEIAAELEISITEWQEIKLAWTNRSPLSLDTPVQDEEGAMSLGEMVPDQQYRSFQLAQEDQLRLQQALVELEQRTHEVLKFVFFYDLTQKEVAERLGISVVTVSRCVKKGLATLKRSMAGNDE, encoded by the coding sequence ATGGTTCTTACTTATACTTTAACGAGTCCCGAACTCAAACGCGAGAGCGCTCAACTGCTACGAGAGTATCAACAATCTCGCTCCGCAGCGATCCGCAATCAACTGGTGACACTGAATCTAGGATTGGTGAGAAAAGAAGCCCACTTTTGGAGCAATCAATGCACGGAAAGTTATGAAGACTTACTGCAAGTCGGTTGTATGGGATTAATTAGGGCAATTGAAAGATTTGACTTATCTAAAGGTCACGCCTTCAGTTCATTTGCCATCCCCTACATTCGAGGTGAAATTCAACATTATCTGCGCGATAAAGGGGTATTAGTGCGGATGCCAAGACGCTGGCTGGCGCTTCAGCAACAGGCAATGACATTTTCTCAAGAGTGGCGCACGCAACACAATCGCCAACCCACGGATGCTGAAATCGCCGCCGAGCTGGAAATTTCGATTACGGAATGGCAAGAGATTAAACTAGCATGGACAAATCGTTCCCCTTTAAGCTTGGATACTCCGGTGCAGGATGAAGAAGGAGCAATGTCTCTTGGTGAAATGGTTCCCGATCAACAATATCGTAGCTTTCAACTAGCTCAGGAAGACCAACTGCGACTACAACAAGCTTTAGTAGAGTTAGAGCAGCGCACTCACGAAGTCTTAAAATTTGTTTTTTTCTATGACTTAACTCAAAAAGAAGTGGCAGAACGGTTAGGTATCAGTGTTGTCACCGTTTCCCGTTGTGTTAAAAAAGGACTTGCTACCTTGAAAAGATCGATGGCAGGCAACGATGAATAA
- a CDS encoding phosphoribosylanthranilate isomerase, with the protein MRIKICGITKPEQGKEIASLGATALGFICVPNTPRYVNPTQIRAAIAQLPATVDRIGVFANTTLKDISQIVAATKLTGVQLHGDESPAFCHQLRSLLPDVEIVKALRVKNPEALEQAANYITYVDALLLDAYHPQHLGGTGKTLDWNALQKFQPSCPWFLSAGLTPDNILAALTQLRPHGIDLSSGVEHSPGDKDLDKVARLFEQLRLAIAN; encoded by the coding sequence ATGCGAATCAAAATTTGCGGCATTACGAAACCGGAACAGGGAAAAGAGATCGCCTCTCTTGGCGCAACTGCTCTAGGGTTTATCTGCGTTCCCAACACGCCTCGCTATGTCAACCCCACTCAAATTCGAGCCGCGATCGCGCAGCTACCAGCTACGGTAGACCGGATCGGTGTTTTTGCCAACACCACCCTAAAAGACATTAGCCAAATCGTTGCAGCCACGAAATTGACAGGAGTACAGTTACACGGAGACGAATCACCCGCCTTTTGCCATCAGTTAAGATCTTTGCTGCCCGATGTAGAGATTGTCAAAGCATTAAGAGTCAAAAATCCAGAAGCACTAGAGCAAGCAGCCAATTACATCACGTATGTAGATGCTCTCCTACTCGATGCTTACCATCCTCAACACTTAGGTGGTACGGGAAAAACGCTAGACTGGAATGCCTTACAAAAATTTCAACCCAGTTGTCCTTGGTTTCTCTCTGCCGGACTCACACCAGATAATATTCTGGCTGCTTTAACTCAACTTCGTCCTCATGGCATCGACTTGTCCAGCGGAGTAGAACATTCCCCAGGAGATAAAGATTTAGATAAGGTTGCCCGATTGTTCGAGCAACTGCGCTTAGCGATCGCTAATTGA
- the psaK gene encoding photosystem I reaction center subunit PsaK translates to MECSQELLILGVKALLNSLLLTLAEVQPTVPDTLKWSWTGSAVIIGSCLICLFIIPRAIRYPHVGTKFPLGPFAGIFNNPSIGSFLAAMSAGHLIAIPAVLGLNNLGILK, encoded by the coding sequence ATGGAGTGTAGCCAAGAGCTGTTAATTTTAGGAGTTAAAGCTTTGTTGAATTCACTCTTACTGACACTAGCCGAAGTCCAACCAACTGTTCCCGACACACTCAAGTGGAGTTGGACGGGATCGGCGGTAATTATTGGTAGTTGTTTGATTTGTCTATTCATTATTCCTCGCGCGATCCGCTATCCCCATGTGGGAACTAAGTTTCCCTTGGGACCGTTCGCCGGAATTTTTAATAATCCCAGTATTGGTTCCTTCCTTGCTGCTATGAGTGCAGGGCATTTGATTGCGATTCCGGCAGTGCTAGGGTTGAATAATTTGGGTATTCTCAAGTAA
- the proB gene encoding glutamate 5-kinase — translation MLQTQTIVVKIGTSSLTQSQTGLLALSTIATLVETLSHLRRQGHRVILVSSGAVGVGCARLGLTERPRTMAMKQAVAAVGQGRLMRVYDDFFTTLQQPIAQVLLTRSDVGERSRYVNAYNTFQALLDIGVIPIVNENDTVAVQELKFGDNDTLSALVASLVEADWLFLLTDVDRLYSADPRSFPDAQPIALVTHMEQLAQLQVQVGSPGSQWGTGGMVTKIAAARIATAAGVRTVITEGRFPHNIEKIIQGEPLGTQFAPQLQPSNARKRWIAYGLIPTGKLYLDDGAVKAICQQGKSLLAAGITTIEGEFDSQDAVQICDRFGKEVARGIANYSTSELQKIRGRHSKEIATILGYAGAANVIHRDNLVLL, via the coding sequence ATGTTGCAAACTCAAACCATTGTTGTCAAAATTGGCACTTCTAGTCTGACGCAATCGCAGACAGGTTTACTAGCTCTTTCCACGATCGCGACTTTAGTAGAAACTCTATCTCATCTCCGTCGTCAGGGGCATCGCGTGATTTTAGTATCTTCTGGGGCTGTAGGAGTTGGTTGCGCTCGATTGGGGCTGACGGAGCGCCCCCGCACAATGGCAATGAAACAGGCAGTAGCGGCTGTCGGACAAGGACGGTTGATGCGCGTATACGACGATTTTTTTACGACTTTGCAACAGCCTATCGCTCAAGTGCTGCTGACCCGTAGCGATGTTGGAGAACGCAGTCGCTATGTCAATGCATACAACACGTTTCAAGCCTTGCTAGACATTGGCGTGATTCCGATTGTGAATGAGAACGACACGGTAGCAGTCCAAGAACTGAAATTTGGCGATAACGATACTCTCTCTGCCCTGGTTGCCAGTTTAGTAGAGGCAGATTGGCTGTTTTTACTCACAGATGTAGACCGTCTTTACTCAGCCGATCCGCGATCGTTTCCCGATGCTCAGCCAATTGCGTTGGTAACGCACATGGAACAACTAGCCCAATTACAAGTACAAGTAGGTTCTCCTGGTTCCCAATGGGGAACGGGTGGCATGGTAACGAAGATTGCAGCGGCACGAATTGCTACTGCGGCAGGTGTCCGTACTGTCATTACTGAAGGGCGGTTCCCACATAATATTGAAAAAATTATCCAGGGAGAACCTTTAGGAACTCAGTTTGCGCCTCAACTTCAACCGAGTAACGCTCGTAAACGCTGGATTGCTTATGGTTTGATTCCTACGGGCAAGCTTTACTTAGATGATGGTGCGGTCAAGGCGATTTGCCAGCAAGGAAAATCTTTACTAGCAGCTGGTATTACTACCATCGAAGGCGAATTTGACAGTCAAGATGCAGTTCAAATTTGCGATCGCTTTGGCAAAGAAGTTGCTAGAGGCATTGCCAACTATAGCACTAGCGAACTGCAAAAGATTCGCGGACGACACTCAAAAGAAATTGCCACAATTTTAGGCTATGCTGGTGCGGCAAACGTAATTCACCGGGATAATTTAGTTTTGCTTTAA
- a CDS encoding CRR6 family NdhI maturation factor: MTITISLKADNFSSLDVLPAAKTIENISQEKSAIATYEQQLRFEIDYPRPSDDPRELSEIPEVRMWFIRLDSRYPWLPFLLDWKAGELSRYTAMLVPHQFHRQEGIQFNPEALEIFLMQKVFVLHDWLQQMGIPSTARLKSMGQMLGYDLEDDLFGML; the protein is encoded by the coding sequence ATGACTATCACTATTTCTCTCAAGGCTGACAACTTCAGCAGCTTAGATGTATTGCCAGCTGCCAAGACGATCGAAAATATCTCACAAGAAAAATCGGCGATCGCCACTTACGAGCAGCAACTTCGCTTCGAGATCGATTATCCTCGTCCCTCAGACGATCCACGGGAACTGTCCGAAATCCCCGAAGTGCGGATGTGGTTTATTCGCCTTGACAGTCGCTATCCCTGGCTACCTTTTCTCTTAGATTGGAAAGCAGGAGAACTATCTCGTTACACTGCCATGCTGGTTCCCCATCAATTCCATCGCCAAGAAGGAATTCAGTTCAATCCCGAAGCTCTAGAAATTTTCCTCATGCAAAAGGTTTTCGTTCTGCATGACTGGCTGCAACAAATGGGTATTCCCAGCACGGCACGGCTGAAGTCTATGGGTCAAATGCTTGGCTACGACTTAGAAGATGACTTGTTTGGAATGTTATGA
- a CDS encoding YqeG family HAD IIIA-type phosphatase: MSWNELLQPDLILEGSVLNLTPEMIQQYHLKGLVLDVDETLVPIKATTASAALQTWVSQTRQFVKLWLVSNNLSDTRIGGIARSLDLPYILGAVKPSRRKLRLAVEAMNLPAEQVAMVGDRLFTDVIAGNRLGMFTILVEPYVDPGEAVRAYPIRSLEVLVSQALGASLIPKQTKINQ; this comes from the coding sequence ATGTCTTGGAACGAACTACTACAACCCGATTTAATCCTAGAAGGATCTGTGCTGAATCTGACACCAGAAATGATTCAGCAATACCACCTCAAAGGCTTAGTGTTAGATGTGGATGAAACCTTAGTACCAATCAAAGCTACAACAGCGTCAGCTGCTCTACAAACCTGGGTTTCACAAACAAGACAATTTGTCAAGCTATGGTTAGTTAGTAATAACCTCAGCGATACTCGCATTGGTGGTATTGCTAGGTCTTTGGATCTGCCCTACATTCTCGGCGCTGTCAAACCCTCTCGACGAAAGCTAAGGCTGGCGGTAGAGGCAATGAATTTGCCAGCGGAACAGGTAGCAATGGTAGGCGATCGCCTCTTTACTGATGTCATCGCTGGCAATCGCTTGGGTATGTTCACCATTTTGGTCGAACCGTATGTCGATCCTGGTGAAGCCGTCCGTGCTTATCCCATCCGCAGCTTGGAAGTCCTAGTCTCTCAAGCTCTTGGAGCCTCTCTCATCCCCAAGCAAACAAAAATTAACCAATGA
- the psaK gene encoding photosystem I reaction center subunit PsaK, whose product MINTILLAATQPTVPNTISWSPQVALIISASSLLILLIASRSIKYPQVGAKLPVNLPVLGSPSVGTFVASMAFGHVVGAGIVLGLSNLGWLS is encoded by the coding sequence TTGATTAATACAATTTTACTAGCTGCAACACAACCAACAGTTCCCAACACTATCAGCTGGAGTCCGCAAGTAGCATTGATTATCAGTGCTAGCTCCTTACTAATACTGCTCATCGCTAGCCGCAGTATCAAATATCCTCAAGTCGGTGCTAAGTTGCCCGTAAACTTACCAGTATTGGGCAGTCCCAGCGTTGGTACATTTGTAGCATCAATGGCATTTGGTCACGTCGTCGGAGCAGGAATCGTCCTCGGACTGTCCAACCTCGGTTGGCTGAGCTAG
- a CDS encoding IspD/TarI family cytidylyltransferase: MYLLIPAAGMGRRMGSDRNKLLLTLRSQPLIAWTLRAAEASHEISWIGIISQPADWTDLKEILEGLCLTKPVEFIQGGTTRQESVYNGLQALPADAKQVLIHDGARCLATPELFDRCAVAIRPSTPDSLVRAHSSAPLPTPDSLVRAHSSAPLPTPDSPIKGLIAAIPVKDTIKIVDDAGFIQDTPDRSQLWAAQTPQAFDVQLLKQCHAKGLEQGWEVTDDAALFEKCGLPVQIVEGEETNLKLTTPMDLAIAEFILHQRLGNKS, encoded by the coding sequence GTGTATTTATTAATTCCAGCCGCCGGAATGGGACGAAGAATGGGTAGCGATCGCAATAAGCTGCTGTTGACGCTGCGATCGCAACCTCTAATTGCTTGGACGCTACGCGCAGCCGAAGCATCTCATGAAATTAGTTGGATTGGCATTATTTCCCAACCTGCCGATTGGACAGATTTGAAGGAGATCCTGGAGGGTTTATGCCTAACTAAACCTGTGGAATTCATTCAAGGGGGGACTACCCGCCAAGAGTCTGTTTACAACGGCTTGCAGGCTTTGCCAGCGGACGCTAAACAAGTCCTGATTCACGACGGCGCGAGGTGTCTCGCTACACCAGAATTATTCGATCGCTGTGCGGTAGCAATTCGCCCCTCGACTCCCGACTCCCTTGTACGGGCGCACAGCAGTGCGCCCCTACCGACTCCCGACTCCCTTGTACGGGCGCACAGCAGTGCGCCCCTACCGACTCCCGACTCCCCAATTAAAGGTTTAATTGCTGCTATCCCAGTTAAGGACACGATTAAAATTGTAGATGATGCTGGATTCATTCAAGATACACCAGACCGCAGCCAGCTTTGGGCGGCGCAAACTCCACAGGCTTTTGACGTGCAATTATTGAAGCAGTGTCACGCAAAAGGTTTGGAGCAAGGTTGGGAAGTTACAGACGATGCCGCTTTGTTTGAAAAGTGTGGCTTACCCGTACAAATTGTTGAGGGCGAAGAGACAAATTTAAAATTGACCACACCAATGGATTTGGCGATCGCCGAATTTATATTACACCAAAGACTTGGAAATAAGTCGTAA
- a CDS encoding baeRF7 domain-containing protein, giving the protein MPLLTVDELKNLVTNAKPPCVSLYMPMQKGSTEVRQNPIRFKNLIRQAEERLDAIGIRHTEAVDFLKAAHELDTPEFWEEHQERGLVIFISPDVFRYYLLPDEVPEIVVVDSQFHLKPLLPLIQNNGRFYVLALSQDNVRFFQGTRYSIKEIEVENLPKNIEEALQYDETAQEGQQRIATGRGGTSNPFTQPGSFHGQGSPDRDEHQKDILQFFHLIDGALHPKLKTASAPLVLAGVEYLFAIYRQANSYQHLVEEGINVNVDIVKPEELRDRAWSLVEPQFLQAQQQAMERYQELAGASTGKASDDLKEIVPAAYYQRVDSLFVASDRQLWGDFNTETMAVNLHSEPEPDDEDLLDFAAVYTLLNGGTVYALTPEDLPTSAPAAAIFRF; this is encoded by the coding sequence ATGCCTTTATTAACTGTAGATGAACTCAAAAATTTAGTTACAAACGCTAAACCTCCCTGTGTCTCCCTGTATATGCCAATGCAAAAAGGAAGCACAGAGGTTAGACAAAATCCAATTCGGTTTAAAAATCTCATTCGTCAAGCTGAGGAACGCTTAGATGCAATAGGAATCCGCCATACAGAAGCAGTAGACTTTCTCAAAGCTGCTCATGAACTAGATACACCTGAATTTTGGGAAGAACATCAAGAGCGGGGACTGGTTATCTTTATCTCTCCAGATGTCTTCCGTTACTATCTACTGCCTGACGAAGTTCCAGAAATTGTAGTAGTCGATAGTCAATTTCACCTCAAACCGCTACTACCCCTGATTCAAAATAACGGGCGGTTCTACGTGCTGGCGCTGAGTCAGGATAACGTTAGATTTTTTCAAGGAACGCGCTACAGCATCAAGGAAATTGAGGTGGAAAATTTACCAAAGAATATCGAAGAAGCACTTCAATATGACGAGACTGCTCAAGAAGGACAGCAACGGATCGCTACAGGGAGAGGGGGGACTAGTAATCCGTTTACTCAACCAGGATCGTTTCACGGTCAAGGCAGTCCCGATCGCGACGAACACCAGAAGGATATTTTACAATTCTTTCATTTAATTGATGGCGCTTTACACCCAAAACTGAAAACTGCATCAGCCCCTCTAGTACTAGCAGGTGTAGAATACCTGTTTGCCATTTATCGCCAAGCTAATAGCTACCAACATTTGGTAGAAGAAGGCATCAACGTCAATGTAGATATTGTTAAACCAGAAGAACTCCGCGATCGCGCTTGGTCGTTGGTAGAACCCCAGTTTCTCCAGGCACAGCAGCAGGCAATGGAGCGATATCAAGAATTGGCAGGAGCTAGTACGGGCAAGGCTTCTGACGATTTAAAAGAAATTGTTCCTGCTGCATACTACCAACGGGTAGATTCTCTCTTTGTCGCTAGCGATCGCCAGCTTTGGGGTGATTTCAATACAGAGACAATGGCAGTGAATTTACACTCAGAACCGGAACCAGACGATGAAGATCTGCTCGATTTTGCTGCCGTCTACACTCTCTTGAATGGTGGTACGGTTTATGCTCTTACACCAGAGGATTTACCTACCTCTGCCCCAGCAGCAGCTATTTTCCGCTTCTGA
- a CDS encoding site-2 protease family protein, with amino-acid sequence MQTGWRIGALWGIPLFLDPLWFVILTFVALNFGLSYLPWGNILAGSAGFTIALLLFGSVLLHELGHSLVARSQGIKVNSITLFLFGGIASIEEESKTPGEALQVAIAGPLVSIGLFGILALVSLVLPASSLANVMVTDLARVNLILALFNLIPGLPLDGGQVLKAAVWKVTGNRFQAVRWAARTGQFLGWSAIATGAAIEFFTGELVSGLWLVLLGWFGIRHASAYERITKLQEVLLQLHATDAMSRDFRVVDADMTLRAFSDLYLLETSAPQTYFAASDGRYRGMVSIDDLRLVERSQWETQTLHSIVHPLTEIPHVEESTSLVEVINQMESQQLPRLTVLSPAGAISGTIDRGDIIRAIAPKLNLRISEVEIKRIKEEGSYPSGLQLGLVAKSTKV; translated from the coding sequence ATGCAAACAGGTTGGCGAATTGGAGCTTTATGGGGCATTCCACTATTTTTAGACCCCTTGTGGTTTGTCATTTTAACTTTTGTTGCCCTCAATTTTGGGTTGAGTTACTTACCTTGGGGAAATATTTTAGCTGGAAGTGCGGGTTTTACAATCGCACTGCTGTTGTTTGGTTCGGTCTTGCTACACGAACTCGGTCATAGCTTAGTGGCGCGATCGCAAGGAATTAAGGTTAATTCTATTACTTTGTTCCTTTTTGGCGGAATTGCTTCGATTGAAGAAGAATCAAAAACTCCAGGCGAAGCATTACAAGTGGCGATCGCCGGACCTTTAGTGAGTATTGGTTTGTTTGGTATTCTTGCTCTTGTCAGCTTGGTTTTGCCTGCATCGAGTTTGGCTAATGTCATGGTGACAGACTTAGCCAGAGTGAATTTAATTCTGGCATTGTTTAATTTAATTCCTGGCTTACCTTTAGATGGAGGACAGGTATTAAAAGCAGCAGTGTGGAAAGTCACGGGGAATCGTTTTCAAGCTGTGCGTTGGGCGGCGAGAACCGGACAATTTTTGGGTTGGTCGGCGATCGCAACTGGTGCGGCGATAGAATTTTTTACAGGTGAATTGGTCAGCGGTCTATGGTTGGTACTGCTGGGATGGTTTGGGATTCGCCATGCTAGTGCATACGAGCGCATCACGAAATTACAAGAAGTCTTGCTGCAACTACACGCCACCGATGCTATGTCCCGCGATTTTCGCGTCGTAGATGCCGATATGACTTTGCGGGCTTTTTCCGACCTTTATCTGCTCGAAACATCCGCCCCACAAACCTATTTTGCTGCATCCGATGGGCGTTATCGGGGGATGGTATCGATTGACGATTTGCGCCTTGTCGAACGCAGTCAGTGGGAAACGCAAACTCTGCACAGCATTGTTCATCCCCTCACTGAAATCCCCCACGTTGAGGAATCGACATCTTTAGTCGAAGTCATCAACCAAATGGAAAGCCAGCAATTACCACGTCTAACCGTGCTTTCTCCAGCTGGAGCTATATCGGGAACGATAGACCGAGGCGATATTATCAGAGCGATCGCACCTAAACTTAACCTACGGATTTCCGAAGTAGAAATCAAGCGGATTAAGGAAGAAGGTAGCTATCCATCGGGGTTGCAATTGGGGTTGGTGGCAAAGTCTACTAAAGTGTAG
- the hisS gene encoding histidine--tRNA ligase, translated as MGEIQALRGTRDILPDEVVFWQRVEATARDILSKAAYREIRTPIFEQTTLFERGIGEATDVVGKEMYTFVDRGDRSITLRPEGTAGVVRASIEHGLYAQGGVQRLWYTGSMFRYERPQAGRQRQFHQLGVEVIGSADPRADAEVIAIATEILQNLGLKNLHLDLNSVGNKVDRQNYRQALVDYFTPYKGELDPDSQDRLTRNPLRILDSKDERTKEIAQNAPSILDYLGSESQQHFEQVQQLLSDLGIKYQLNPRLVRGLDYYTHTAFEVISDDLGAQATVCGGGRYDGLVAELGGPDTPAVGWAIGLERLIILLQKLQTRPVSELDFYVVSRGERAEAQALILAQKLRQAGFSIELDLSGSAFKKQFARADKSGTVACLILGDEEAANQTVKLKWMATKEQTAIAQTELLATTDRLRAEIQSLRTDR; from the coding sequence ATGGGAGAAATTCAGGCACTACGCGGGACGCGAGACATTCTGCCCGATGAGGTTGTCTTTTGGCAACGGGTAGAAGCAACGGCACGAGATATTTTAAGCAAAGCCGCCTACCGAGAAATTCGCACGCCAATTTTCGAGCAAACGACGCTGTTTGAACGGGGAATTGGTGAAGCTACGGATGTGGTGGGCAAAGAAATGTATACTTTTGTGGATCGGGGCGATCGCTCGATTACCCTGCGTCCAGAAGGTACGGCTGGAGTTGTCCGCGCTTCGATCGAACATGGGCTATACGCTCAAGGCGGCGTGCAGCGTTTGTGGTATACGGGTTCTATGTTTCGCTACGAGCGCCCCCAAGCTGGTAGACAGCGGCAATTTCACCAATTAGGCGTAGAGGTTATCGGTAGTGCCGATCCGAGGGCAGATGCAGAAGTCATTGCGATCGCTACAGAGATTTTACAAAATCTAGGGCTGAAAAACCTGCATCTCGATCTTAATTCAGTAGGAAACAAAGTAGATCGGCAAAATTATCGTCAAGCACTAGTAGACTATTTCACGCCCTACAAAGGCGAATTAGATCCAGATTCTCAAGATCGCTTGACCCGTAACCCCTTACGAATTTTGGATAGTAAGGACGAGCGCACTAAAGAGATCGCTCAAAACGCTCCTAGTATCTTAGATTACCTCGGCTCTGAGTCGCAGCAACACTTCGAGCAGGTACAGCAATTACTAAGTGATTTAGGCATTAAATACCAACTCAATCCCAGGTTAGTCAGAGGATTGGACTACTACACCCACACGGCTTTTGAAGTGATTTCCGATGACTTGGGAGCGCAAGCAACAGTTTGTGGTGGCGGGCGTTATGATGGGTTAGTCGCTGAGTTAGGTGGACCAGATACGCCTGCGGTAGGATGGGCAATTGGTCTAGAACGACTAATTATTTTATTACAAAAATTGCAAACGCGCCCAGTTTCGGAATTAGATTTCTACGTAGTTTCACGGGGCGAACGCGCTGAGGCGCAAGCACTGATATTAGCACAGAAATTACGCCAAGCAGGGTTTAGCATCGAATTAGATCTCAGTGGTAGTGCCTTTAAAAAGCAATTTGCCCGTGCTGATAAAAGCGGCACGGTGGCTTGTCTAATTTTGGGCGATGAGGAGGCAGCAAACCAAACTGTCAAACTCAAGTGGATGGCAACTAAAGAGCAAACTGCGATCGCCCAAACTGAGCTACTGGCGACAACGGATAGACTACGAGCAGAAATTCAATCTTTAAGAACCGACCGCTAA